One region of Yersinia bercovieri ATCC 43970 genomic DNA includes:
- a CDS encoding lysozyme inhibitor LprI family protein translates to MTFFRNVFFLLILLFSSSSFAINCQRAVTPVEYTVCSNEDLHWLDQTFSEIYQVMLIKYDTEIVYQQRRVWEKALNSCTSNSCIQRAYFQGIASMSDIDKNFDWKGQWWNITKGNDRGGVIKINRITEWGFSIDSRAWSGENSGTFRAEARKIEGLAVVDLIDKTSNCRLLLIPIKDGSIQVHSNGSWGCRISMPKDVFIDGQYVRADKDPREEPTLLSIGIFANAEDDKNFRDLVGDNYTQFVASANVYIYTHDLDNLGAKVLTTWVRGAANTRASIIMYSPTGEIWAAFVAPEKNGDLQIHYFTNVAGDKDKRPKTITQWQQTFMDN, encoded by the coding sequence ATGACTTTTTTCCGCAATGTTTTTTTTCTCTTGATACTGCTGTTTTCATCCTCATCTTTCGCCATTAACTGCCAGCGGGCAGTGACACCGGTAGAGTATACCGTATGCAGCAATGAGGATTTACACTGGTTAGATCAGACCTTCAGTGAGATCTATCAGGTGATGCTCATCAAATATGATACTGAAATAGTTTATCAGCAACGGCGAGTGTGGGAGAAAGCGCTGAATAGCTGTACCAGTAATAGTTGTATTCAGCGCGCCTATTTTCAAGGCATCGCGTCTATGTCTGATATTGATAAGAACTTTGATTGGAAGGGGCAGTGGTGGAATATTACCAAAGGGAATGATCGTGGGGGGGTTATCAAAATTAACCGAATTACCGAGTGGGGGTTCAGTATTGATAGCCGTGCCTGGTCGGGCGAAAACAGCGGTACTTTCAGAGCCGAAGCGCGCAAGATTGAGGGGCTGGCTGTTGTCGATCTCATTGATAAAACATCAAATTGTCGCTTGTTGCTGATCCCGATAAAAGATGGTTCTATTCAGGTACACAGCAATGGCAGCTGGGGCTGTCGTATTTCGATGCCCAAAGATGTCTTTATTGATGGGCAATATGTGAGGGCGGATAAAGATCCCCGCGAAGAACCAACACTGCTCTCTATCGGTATTTTTGCTAATGCTGAGGACGATAAAAACTTCCGCGATTTAGTTGGTGATAATTACACTCAATTTGTCGCTTCAGCCAATGTCTATATCTATACCCATGATCTGGATAACCTAGGGGCGAAAGTATTAACCACTTGGGTACGTGGTGCGGCCAATACACGGGCATCAATAATCATGTACAGCCCTACCGGTGAAATATGGGCTGCTTTTGTTGCACCGGAAAAAAATGGCGACTTGCAGATTCACTATTTCACCAATGTCGCTGGCGATAAAGATAAGAGACCAAAAACCATTACACAATGGCAACAAACATTTATGGATAACTGA
- a CDS encoding methyl-accepting chemotaxis protein, with amino-acid sequence MNFLKHITIRMALLSILVIFLLLWGGVSTFTLFSLNQLMHSLQLSSNQQKNINIINRGNDQYFRVVTRLSRAAAYRQSGATAEADRELASAGVALKNTQDALAAFKLQIHEPMDPALTDKTIQSYSTLLSQGIEPMFKAVAENRFDDYNKLFNQGYPPLSREFGAAVEKYNSTVDQATEAASVRVELLVTWCVRALIAALIAGFIILLLTDRYIVHYLVRPLDSIKQHFKRMAEGQLGRPMAEFGRNCVGQLIPYLREMQNSLVNTVSTIRSSTDAIYTGAGEIAAGNADLSSRTEQQAAALEETAASMEQLNATVKQNAENAHQASKLADNASVTAQNGGRIVNDVVATMSSITESSRRIADIIGVINSIAFQTNILALNAAVEAARAGEQGRGFAVVASEVRNLAQRSAQAAKEIEGLISESVSRVNIGSKQVSEAGETMNSIVQAVTNVTDIMGEIASASDEQSRGISQIGQAVAEMDGVTQQNASLVQESAAAAASLEEQARQLTDAVSAFKLSDNMQEYNHN; translated from the coding sequence GTGAATTTTCTAAAACATATCACCATCAGGATGGCGTTATTATCTATTCTTGTTATATTTTTGTTGCTCTGGGGCGGTGTTTCAACCTTTACATTATTTTCACTTAATCAATTGATGCACTCTTTGCAATTGAGTTCCAACCAACAGAAAAACATTAATATTATTAACCGGGGCAATGACCAATATTTCCGCGTGGTAACACGTTTAAGTCGTGCGGCAGCATATCGCCAGAGTGGGGCAACTGCCGAGGCAGATCGTGAACTGGCTTCGGCAGGGGTAGCGCTGAAAAATACTCAAGACGCGTTGGCGGCATTTAAGCTGCAAATCCATGAGCCGATGGACCCCGCATTGACGGATAAAACGATTCAAAGCTACTCAACACTCCTAAGTCAAGGGATTGAACCTATGTTCAAGGCGGTAGCTGAAAATCGATTTGATGATTATAACAAACTGTTTAATCAAGGTTATCCACCATTAAGTCGCGAGTTTGGCGCGGCAGTAGAGAAATATAACTCTACTGTCGATCAAGCAACCGAGGCCGCCAGTGTCCGGGTTGAGCTATTGGTCACTTGGTGTGTGCGGGCGCTGATCGCGGCATTAATTGCCGGTTTCATTATTTTGCTATTAACCGATCGCTACATTGTTCACTATCTGGTGCGCCCGCTGGATTCGATTAAACAGCACTTTAAGCGGATGGCGGAAGGGCAGCTAGGTCGACCAATGGCTGAATTTGGCCGCAACTGCGTTGGGCAATTAATCCCCTATTTGCGTGAAATGCAAAACAGCTTAGTAAACACGGTTTCGACTATCCGCAGTAGCACCGATGCCATCTATACCGGCGCCGGCGAGATAGCGGCGGGCAATGCGGATCTCTCTTCGCGCACTGAACAGCAAGCGGCGGCACTGGAAGAGACGGCTGCCAGTATGGAGCAGCTAAATGCCACGGTGAAACAGAATGCGGAGAATGCGCATCAGGCCAGTAAGCTGGCAGATAATGCCTCTGTCACGGCACAAAATGGTGGGCGAATAGTCAATGATGTGGTCGCCACCATGAGTAGTATTACCGAAAGCTCGCGGCGTATTGCTGACATCATCGGCGTGATTAACAGTATCGCCTTCCAGACGAATATTCTGGCTTTGAATGCCGCAGTGGAAGCTGCTCGTGCGGGTGAGCAGGGGCGTGGTTTTGCGGTGGTCGCCAGTGAAGTGCGTAATTTGGCGCAACGTAGTGCGCAGGCCGCCAAGGAGATCGAGGGGCTAATTAGCGAATCGGTCTCTCGAGTCAATATTGGTTCGAAGCAGGTCTCTGAGGCTGGAGAAACGATGAATAGTATTGTTCAGGCAGTGACTAATGTGACTGATATTATGGGAGAAATTGCCTCTGCCTCTGATGAGCAAAGTCGTGGTATCAGCCAAATTGGTCAGGCTGTCGCTGAGATGGATGGTGTTACACAGCAAAATGCCTCCCTGGTGCAAGAGTCAGCAGCAGCAGCGGCTTCGTTGGAAGAGCAGGCTCGTCAACTGACTGATGCTGTTTCGGCATTTAAGCTTTCGGATAATATGCAAGAGTATAACCATAATTAA
- a CDS encoding ABC transporter ATP-binding protein/permease: MLLDLSRPFWWKRQNWQAWLLLASILAIGFGVVYLNIRINDWSKSFYDALGAFDSAKLYGLVKEYSLYIAIYIGIYVYQDWLIKLLTIQWRGALTEQLIDSWFAKRAFYRLSLNGQMDNPDQRIAEDIDLFVTKTLELFTSFIINFAQLSSFVIILWNLSGVQQFTLWGKNITLYGYLVWVAVIYTLLGSLITHWIGKKLHGLNYQKQKAEADFRASLLRKHDNAEQIALYGGENQEKHHLKRNFSAIVSNWRAMMNSERNLGFFTVGYGRISMIVPIFAALPAFLNKTVTLGGLMQIRSAFSQVYSALSWFVRAYHLLVTWSATLERLSQFKQAILDEQRKQPLATAGDELVTQNLSLSTPQGMALLHDIKLHCAHGSWHRLSGESGLGKSTLLRTLSGLWPYYSGGWVMPQGRNLLLPQQSYLGQGTLAELLCYPLASTAEPEYLREILHKVGLSGWQDRLDARLNWDRIFSGGERQRLAFARALINQPDTLYLDEATSNLDTATARELLLLLKKQLPQCTLVAITHQHGLADLFEYQHDLSQFRLPTAAISAVN; encoded by the coding sequence ATGCTGCTCGATTTAAGTCGCCCATTCTGGTGGAAACGCCAGAACTGGCAGGCGTGGCTACTATTGGCGTCAATATTGGCGATCGGCTTTGGTGTGGTTTATCTGAATATTCGGATTAATGACTGGAGCAAATCTTTCTATGATGCGCTGGGGGCATTTGATAGCGCGAAACTCTATGGTTTGGTCAAAGAGTACAGTCTCTATATTGCTATTTATATTGGCATTTATGTCTATCAGGATTGGCTCATCAAGTTGTTGACCATTCAGTGGCGAGGGGCGCTCACCGAACAACTGATCGACAGCTGGTTTGCCAAAAGAGCATTTTATCGTTTATCGCTCAATGGCCAGATGGACAACCCAGACCAACGTATCGCCGAAGACATTGACCTGTTTGTCACCAAAACCCTTGAGCTGTTTACCTCATTTATTATCAATTTTGCTCAATTGTCCTCATTTGTCATCATTTTGTGGAATCTCTCTGGAGTGCAGCAATTTACCCTGTGGGGCAAAAACATCACCCTATATGGCTATTTGGTGTGGGTAGCGGTCATTTACACCTTGCTGGGCAGCTTGATTACCCATTGGATTGGTAAAAAACTGCATGGCTTAAACTACCAGAAGCAGAAAGCCGAGGCCGATTTCCGCGCCTCATTGCTACGTAAACACGATAACGCCGAGCAAATTGCACTCTATGGCGGCGAAAATCAGGAAAAACATCATTTAAAACGTAATTTCTCGGCGATCGTGAGCAACTGGCGCGCCATGATGAATAGCGAACGAAATTTGGGTTTCTTCACTGTGGGTTATGGGCGTATCAGTATGATTGTCCCTATTTTCGCGGCCCTGCCTGCTTTCTTGAACAAAACCGTGACGCTGGGGGGCTTGATGCAAATTCGCAGCGCCTTTAGTCAGGTTTACAGCGCGTTAAGCTGGTTTGTGCGGGCATATCACTTGCTGGTCACCTGGTCGGCAACACTGGAGCGCTTAAGCCAATTTAAGCAGGCGATTTTGGATGAACAGCGTAAACAGCCGTTAGCCACAGCGGGAGACGAATTAGTCACTCAGAATTTATCGCTGTCGACCCCACAAGGCATGGCTTTGCTGCACGATATCAAACTGCATTGTGCTCACGGCAGTTGGCATCGGCTCTCCGGAGAGAGCGGCTTGGGTAAATCGACCCTGTTGCGCACATTAAGTGGATTATGGCCTTACTATTCAGGTGGTTGGGTAATGCCGCAAGGGCGAAATCTGCTGTTGCCGCAGCAGAGCTATCTGGGGCAGGGCACATTGGCTGAGTTACTGTGCTACCCGCTGGCAAGCACCGCAGAACCTGAATATCTGCGCGAAATACTGCATAAAGTGGGGCTGTCGGGCTGGCAAGATCGGCTTGATGCGCGGCTTAATTGGGATCGCATATTCTCCGGTGGCGAGCGCCAGCGTTTGGCTTTTGCCCGAGCGCTGATTAACCAGCCGGATACGCTCTATCTCGATGAAGCAACCAGCAATTTAGATACCGCAACAGCCAGAGAGTTGCTATTGCTGCTTAAAAAGCAGCTACCACAATGTACTCTGGTGGCTATCACCCATCAGCATGGATTGGCTGACCTTTTTGAGTATCAACACGACTTAAGTCAATTCAGGCTACCTACTGCTGCAATCTCCGCCGTGAATTAA
- a CDS encoding M16 family metallopeptidase, whose protein sequence is MTRILRYWSAGILLLLTGVPVASAQEISSPAPEIIEGQLENGLRYSLVPLAGQKGRVDIRLVVGAGSLDEEEQQSGVAHMVEHMVFHSSKNYPQGVSEYLHQQGWVRAQHYNAMTNYERTSYLFSPPKGSKQLPEALAVLSQMAGDSNITQPELDRERQIVYEEWRSKLGVAERMNQQRVQAVRFASRYPERPVIGDEKNIRTLPATELKAFYQRWYVPGNMHLIITGDIDGEKVTQQIIHYFAPLISTQLPERHYYEPTLSPQLRVVRLQDSESGGSQVSWVYRLDESASRVAGYNGIYARLVDQIALTALTRQLRRQQQQLPPAVSSMVIRKSNIGRTTSALGIFAQVTPEGHRRGLTQIQTEIQRLQRYPIAADDINDIKQELLETLAKSNDREESRDFAAWVQKVSDTLVQDKPMTSQKQINQWATMALSHIDADKVNARIQLWLSTPDRLVQFTVPGNAPFALPTPGAILRAEQHLQNRTIAPPQAKPKTVAAPVLPVVKTTGTVVRKQNYPQQQVTVWSLSNGDRVVWLRSPQADKKVWFTAVSGAGFMSPDLNPWQAQLASQLVQQSGPQGWSGEQFAAWRKQQGVSLSFNQNATELQISGQADASKLDDLLGLYNSLHQQPQIASEVMKESLNSLLRMTASSADSVSANKEQLVTQLRFGQEIFTRPTHAQLSAVSQEDLLSQWQRSAAAPATFYLLTDVDAPQLQEKTERYLAGIPRKPLAAAATHSPLTGHRETRNQWNIEPRSDLNVWSFTPLKWTPQQAVQVAIAQDLARKYLKTALRDDSLGIYRMKIDSTLADKTNRIDTTMSFGSEPARIEALLQQAERVFAQLPTLITEQDVNEGIANFKRSQAPRLSDPTTQLRLLILSDENYGDPRYLSEVKSLADTITLAGVRTAAGQLYNRQNSVISIIQPQEKPAKPQGSSTVPQEQQP, encoded by the coding sequence ATGACACGCATATTGCGCTATTGGTCAGCGGGTATTCTATTGCTGCTGACTGGGGTTCCTGTTGCCAGCGCACAGGAAATTAGCAGCCCGGCACCTGAGATAATCGAAGGGCAATTGGAGAATGGCCTGCGCTATTCGCTGGTTCCACTGGCGGGGCAAAAAGGGCGGGTGGATATCCGTCTGGTGGTCGGTGCCGGCTCTCTGGATGAAGAGGAGCAACAGAGCGGCGTTGCCCATATGGTGGAACATATGGTGTTTCACAGTAGCAAAAATTACCCGCAAGGGGTCTCTGAATATTTGCATCAACAGGGCTGGGTGCGGGCGCAGCACTATAATGCAATGACCAATTATGAGCGCACCTCCTATTTATTCAGCCCCCCTAAAGGCAGTAAGCAATTACCTGAAGCACTGGCGGTATTAAGCCAGATGGCAGGTGATAGCAATATTACGCAGCCGGAGTTGGATCGCGAACGGCAAATAGTTTACGAAGAGTGGCGCAGTAAACTCGGGGTGGCTGAACGTATGAATCAGCAGCGGGTTCAGGCAGTCCGTTTTGCTTCTCGCTATCCCGAACGGCCAGTCATTGGTGATGAAAAAAATATCAGAACACTACCCGCCACAGAGTTAAAAGCCTTTTATCAGCGCTGGTATGTACCGGGTAATATGCATTTGATTATTACCGGCGATATTGATGGGGAAAAAGTCACGCAACAGATTATCCACTATTTTGCGCCTTTGATTAGCACCCAACTCCCTGAGCGTCACTATTATGAGCCGACGCTATCCCCGCAACTGCGGGTGGTTCGCCTGCAAGATAGTGAAAGTGGTGGCAGTCAGGTCTCTTGGGTCTATCGCTTAGATGAATCTGCCAGTCGGGTGGCGGGCTATAACGGTATTTATGCGCGTTTAGTGGATCAAATCGCACTCACCGCACTTACCCGCCAACTGCGCCGTCAACAGCAGCAGCTTCCGCCTGCGGTCAGCTCGATGGTTATTCGGAAATCCAATATTGGCAGAACCACGTCAGCGCTGGGTATTTTCGCGCAAGTGACACCAGAGGGGCATCGCCGCGGGTTGACGCAGATTCAGACTGAGATCCAGCGCTTACAACGCTACCCGATTGCCGCTGACGATATCAACGACATCAAGCAAGAGCTGCTGGAGACACTGGCGAAAAGCAATGATCGCGAAGAGAGCCGCGATTTTGCCGCCTGGGTGCAGAAGGTCAGTGATACGCTGGTGCAAGACAAGCCAATGACCAGCCAGAAGCAGATCAACCAATGGGCCACTATGGCGCTGAGCCATATTGATGCCGATAAAGTGAATGCTCGCATTCAGCTTTGGTTATCCACGCCAGACCGCTTAGTACAATTCACCGTGCCGGGTAACGCCCCTTTTGCCCTGCCAACTCCGGGGGCGATTTTGCGTGCCGAGCAGCATCTCCAAAACAGAACCATTGCGCCGCCACAAGCTAAACCAAAAACTGTCGCCGCGCCGGTTTTACCCGTGGTCAAAACCACAGGGACGGTAGTGCGTAAACAGAATTATCCGCAGCAACAGGTTACTGTTTGGTCGCTCAGCAATGGTGACCGCGTGGTCTGGTTACGCTCACCGCAAGCGGATAAAAAAGTCTGGTTTACTGCCGTCAGTGGTGCCGGATTTATGTCCCCAGATCTTAATCCGTGGCAGGCCCAGTTAGCCTCGCAGTTGGTACAACAAAGTGGCCCTCAAGGCTGGAGTGGAGAACAATTTGCCGCATGGAGAAAGCAGCAAGGCGTCTCACTGAGCTTCAACCAAAATGCAACTGAGTTGCAGATAAGCGGCCAGGCTGATGCATCAAAGCTGGATGATTTGCTGGGCTTATATAACAGCCTCCATCAGCAGCCGCAAATAGCATCAGAAGTGATGAAAGAGAGTCTAAATTCGCTATTACGGATGACGGCAAGTAGCGCTGATTCTGTTAGCGCGAATAAGGAGCAATTGGTAACTCAGTTGCGGTTTGGCCAAGAGATCTTTACCCGCCCAACTCATGCGCAGTTATCTGCGGTTAGCCAGGAAGACTTGTTATCACAGTGGCAACGAAGTGCCGCTGCGCCCGCCACGTTCTATCTGCTGACGGATGTAGATGCTCCGCAACTACAAGAAAAAACCGAGCGCTATCTGGCGGGGATCCCCCGAAAACCGCTGGCCGCCGCAGCCACCCACTCCCCACTAACGGGCCATCGTGAAACCCGTAATCAGTGGAATATCGAGCCGCGCTCAGATTTAAATGTCTGGAGTTTCACCCCGCTGAAATGGACGCCGCAGCAGGCGGTTCAAGTGGCTATCGCCCAAGACCTGGCGCGTAAATACCTCAAAACAGCTTTACGGGATGATTCACTGGGTATTTACCGCATGAAAATTGACAGCACATTAGCGGATAAAACCAATCGCATCGACACCACAATGAGTTTTGGCAGCGAACCGGCTCGAATTGAGGCGCTATTGCAGCAGGCCGAGAGAGTCTTTGCCCAATTGCCGACGTTGATTACCGAGCAAGATGTCAACGAGGGGATCGCTAACTTCAAACGTAGCCAAGCCCCTCGCCTCAGTGATCCGACGACCCAATTACGGCTGTTGATCCTGAGTGACGAGAATTATGGTGATCCTCGCTATCTGAGTGAGGTTAAGTCGCTAGCGGATACCATCACCTTGGCGGGGGTGCGCACGGCGGCGGGCCAGTTATATAATCGGCAAAACAGTGTGATATCCATTATTCAACCACAGGAAAAACCTGCTAAGCCACAAGGTAGTTCGACAGTTCCGCAGGAGCAACAGCCGTGA
- a CDS encoding secretin and TonB N-terminal domain-containing protein — MRRKILLNTLLTVILSGGTSALAIAASGSGGSTQVITISAQPLESALTQFSKQTGITFGVDSRLLTGKQAAAISGNYSTPQALELLLKGSGLYAELSVDGRSYILRPLATSAGETADSYRKTLPTATENAQSTGDVITVRGRAAGQLQIGSQQMTETDIAKQPTGNGNITELLRTNPNVQFSETSRNSTTPGELAPEAVSFHGEKFYNNNFIVDGLSNNDRLNPGDNVADIEKAPNGNSGADFPAGHPEAFWIDTSLLESVSVYDSNISAKYGQFTGGVVDATLKRPSFTESSGNISYRTTRSSWAKYHIEDKKQVSFNKASSLDAQPKFTKDFYSITVNQPLNDRAGFTFSYNRKESAIPYWHSYMQKWEDQSRLSETYLLRGSWDSDENNKFNLTLMYSPHSSTFVRANTMNGQYTNEGGGYSANFDWANQNKLGSLNTKLAYRQNENTITNQEQNYFAWISSPHFDWRSSAGLSGFGGYGRVETQQRSQILQQEMAFNSFYTGPVNHKIDVGYTAEFSTASYNRPTSSYGFTGQIAAPNVVCNGDIGCLDGDQYFYMRSVYSAGKTDVNASTYGIYLQDTAKFSLLTMMPGVRVDYDDYMKNLNVSPRFNLAYDVWNDHHTEVFAGANRYYAGNILAYKLRESRKAVYTECRAGHLSSTGTCAKGKTPLTTPGPWVYSKAQSTTNYNYSQLNTPYSDELNFGLQQRIGETIWTAKWVHRQGKDQFAAEKIEGTKTYVMTNDGESRADTYSLTVAPVAPIDWHSLVLSWNLGANIQRSYSSNGTYDDEADPDQLIIYRGSVIRQIEKPADNFNRPWSAFAELNTEIPAWRLDWTQRLSYIAGYRSITTKETVSCNVDVRCQGYSGTMDVYEEEQFSPNINLDWRVSYTQPLGKQNIKVGLDIFNVLNHVNKTESNYQMGRQYWLDVAYSW; from the coding sequence ATGCGCAGGAAAATTCTGCTGAATACATTGCTGACAGTCATTCTGTCTGGCGGTACTTCAGCGCTGGCTATCGCAGCTTCAGGGAGCGGCGGCAGCACCCAGGTTATCACTATCTCTGCACAGCCATTAGAGAGTGCATTGACGCAGTTTTCCAAACAGACCGGCATCACCTTTGGCGTCGATAGCCGCTTATTGACGGGTAAACAGGCAGCAGCCATCAGTGGCAATTACAGCACCCCTCAGGCGCTGGAATTACTGCTAAAAGGCAGCGGGCTGTATGCGGAGTTATCGGTCGATGGCCGTAGCTATATTTTGCGGCCACTGGCAACTTCAGCGGGTGAGACCGCTGATTCTTACCGCAAAACACTCCCCACTGCCACCGAAAATGCACAAAGTACCGGGGATGTGATTACCGTGCGAGGACGTGCGGCGGGGCAGTTGCAAATTGGTAGTCAGCAGATGACGGAGACAGATATTGCCAAACAGCCTACCGGCAACGGCAATATTACCGAGCTATTGCGCACCAATCCCAATGTGCAGTTTTCTGAAACGTCGCGCAACAGCACGACGCCGGGAGAGCTGGCCCCTGAGGCGGTCTCTTTCCACGGGGAAAAGTTCTATAACAACAATTTTATTGTTGATGGTTTATCCAATAATGACCGCTTAAATCCCGGCGACAATGTTGCTGATATTGAGAAAGCACCGAATGGCAATTCAGGGGCAGACTTTCCTGCGGGTCATCCGGAAGCCTTTTGGATTGATACCAGTTTGCTGGAGTCGGTCTCCGTCTATGACAGCAATATCTCCGCCAAATATGGGCAATTTACCGGTGGTGTGGTGGATGCCACACTAAAACGCCCGTCATTTACTGAATCTAGCGGCAATATCTCTTATCGCACCACTCGCTCTAGCTGGGCGAAATACCATATCGAAGATAAGAAACAGGTCAGTTTTAATAAAGCCTCCTCACTGGATGCTCAGCCCAAATTTACCAAAGATTTTTACAGCATCACGGTCAATCAACCGCTGAATGACCGCGCGGGTTTTACCTTTTCCTATAATCGCAAAGAGTCGGCCATCCCCTATTGGCACAGCTACATGCAAAAGTGGGAGGACCAGTCACGGCTGAGCGAAACCTACTTATTACGTGGCTCTTGGGACAGTGACGAAAATAATAAATTTAACCTGACATTAATGTATTCACCGCACAGTTCGACCTTCGTGCGCGCCAATACCATGAATGGCCAATATACCAATGAGGGGGGCGGTTATAGCGCTAATTTTGATTGGGCAAATCAGAATAAATTAGGTTCGCTTAATACTAAGCTGGCCTATCGGCAAAATGAAAACACCATCACTAACCAAGAGCAGAACTATTTTGCCTGGATATCCAGCCCCCACTTTGATTGGCGTAGCTCCGCCGGCTTGTCCGGTTTTGGTGGCTATGGCAGGGTAGAGACACAGCAGAGAAGCCAGATTTTACAGCAGGAGATGGCGTTCAATAGCTTCTACACCGGCCCTGTGAACCACAAAATTGATGTGGGTTATACCGCCGAATTTTCAACGGCAAGCTATAACCGGCCAACCAGCAGCTACGGTTTTACCGGGCAGATTGCCGCGCCTAATGTGGTCTGTAACGGGGATATCGGCTGTCTGGATGGCGACCAATATTTCTATATGCGATCTGTGTATAGCGCCGGAAAAACGGACGTTAACGCCAGCACTTACGGGATCTATTTGCAGGATACGGCGAAATTTTCCCTCCTGACCATGATGCCCGGCGTGCGTGTGGACTATGACGATTACATGAAAAATCTCAATGTCTCACCACGATTTAACCTTGCTTATGATGTGTGGAATGATCACCACACCGAGGTGTTTGCTGGGGCTAACCGCTACTATGCGGGCAATATTCTGGCCTATAAATTGCGCGAATCCCGTAAGGCGGTTTATACCGAGTGCCGTGCCGGACATCTGTCGTCCACGGGAACTTGCGCGAAAGGGAAAACCCCGCTTACCACTCCGGGGCCGTGGGTTTACAGCAAAGCTCAGTCAACCACCAACTATAACTACAGCCAGTTGAACACGCCGTACAGCGATGAGCTGAACTTCGGTTTGCAACAACGTATTGGCGAGACGATTTGGACGGCCAAATGGGTTCATCGTCAGGGTAAAGATCAATTTGCCGCAGAAAAAATTGAGGGCACCAAAACCTATGTCATGACCAATGACGGGGAGAGCAGAGCAGATACTTACAGTTTGACGGTTGCCCCTGTTGCCCCAATTGACTGGCACTCGCTGGTTTTATCCTGGAATTTGGGTGCCAACATTCAACGTAGCTATAGCTCGAATGGGACTTATGACGATGAGGCCGATCCTGACCAACTGATTATCTATCGGGGCAGTGTTATCCGACAAATAGAGAAACCCGCAGATAACTTTAATCGCCCATGGTCGGCGTTTGCTGAATTAAATACAGAAATTCCGGCATGGCGTTTGGACTGGACACAGCGGCTGAGTTATATCGCCGGTTATCGCTCTATCACCACCAAAGAGACAGTTTCATGTAACGTCGATGTGCGCTGTCAGGGTTATAGCGGCACCATGGATGTTTATGAAGAAGAGCAATTCAGCCCAAATATTAATCTGGATTGGCGCGTTTCTTATACCCAACCATTAGGCAAACAAAATATTAAGGTGGGTTTGGATATATTCAACGTACTTAATCACGTCAATAAAACGGAATCGAATTATCAGATGGGCCGTCAATATTGGCTGGATGTGGCATATAGCTGGTAA
- a CDS encoding FecR family protein, whose translation MNKNPHSPDGGVAQIQQDAAQWLLDFSEATPGSPEHSKLLDAWYNWCQQNEQHEKIYQQMSGLWHSGQHEPVRRRPGLRVSIWLALMVSGLLLSQLPYGYWLADQRTAVGEIKHIPLDDGSEIILNSNSAVNIHYSSGQRLITLQQGEVYAIVAKDQAKRPFVVSSRDAQARALGTRYTVEQQQQETKVSVVESVVEVRANGNLQAKVTLVAGQQVSLNKHAFTGPVSNNRNADSWLQNQLIFEDAPLEQVIEQLTRYRAGLMYIDPRSRRALSELRFTGVLPATDSDQALSLLRQSLPLNVNTALPGLVWLSKK comes from the coding sequence ATGAATAAAAACCCCCATAGCCCTGATGGTGGGGTTGCTCAAATTCAGCAAGATGCGGCGCAATGGCTGTTGGACTTCTCTGAGGCGACGCCCGGCAGCCCGGAGCATAGCAAGCTGTTGGATGCCTGGTACAACTGGTGTCAGCAGAATGAGCAACATGAAAAAATTTATCAGCAAATGAGTGGGTTATGGCACAGCGGCCAACATGAGCCAGTGCGCCGCCGACCGGGTCTGCGGGTGTCGATTTGGCTGGCGCTAATGGTCAGTGGGTTGCTGCTTAGCCAACTGCCATACGGCTACTGGTTGGCGGATCAACGCACCGCTGTTGGCGAAATCAAACATATCCCGCTGGATGATGGCAGTGAGATCATTCTGAACAGCAACTCGGCTGTGAACATTCACTACTCATCGGGGCAGCGCCTAATCACCCTGCAACAGGGCGAGGTGTATGCCATTGTGGCAAAAGATCAGGCTAAGCGGCCCTTTGTGGTCAGTAGTCGTGATGCGCAGGCGCGAGCACTGGGTACACGTTATACGGTAGAACAGCAGCAGCAGGAGACCAAAGTCAGTGTGGTTGAGTCCGTCGTCGAGGTCAGGGCGAATGGCAACCTACAGGCCAAGGTGACATTGGTGGCAGGGCAGCAGGTGAGTCTCAATAAGCACGCATTTACCGGCCCGGTATCCAATAACCGCAACGCCGACAGTTGGCTGCAAAACCAGCTGATTTTTGAGGATGCGCCACTTGAACAGGTGATTGAACAATTGACCCGCTATCGCGCCGGCCTGATGTATATCGATCCCCGTAGCCGGCGCGCATTAAGCGAATTGCGCTTCACAGGTGTACTACCTGCAACCGACAGTGATCAGGCGCTTAGCCTGCTCAGACAATCACTGCCGCTAAATGTGAATACAGCGCTGCCCGGTCTGGTGTGGCTATCAAAAAAATAA